Below is a window of Longimicrobium terrae DNA.
GATGCTCTCGATGTCGCGCGGGTTCAGCGAGGTGAGCGGGTTGGGCGCCACGGTGATGCCGCTGGCCCGGCCGCCGCTTCCCGCCGCGTCCGCCGCGTAGTCCACCTCGATGGGAAAGCCGTCGATCACGTACAGCGGCTCGTTGCTGACGCCTTCGGAGATGGAGGTGCCGCCGCGCACGCGGATGCTGATGCCGCCGCCGGGGGCGCTGCTGGCCGTGCTCACCTGCACGCCGGGCGCGGTGCCCTGCAGCAGCTGGTCCACCGACACCACGGGGATGTCGCGCACGGCCTCCACGTTCACCGAGGCCACCGAGCCGGTAAGGTCCTGGCGGCGGGCGGTGCCGTAGCCCACGGCCACGATCTCGTCCAGCTGCAGCACCGACGAGCCGATCTGCAGGTCCAGCGTGGCGGTTCCGCCGGCGGGCACCGTCACGGTGCGCTCGGCGGTGGCGTAGCCCACGCGCGTGGCGCGCACCGAGTGCGTCCCCGCGCTCACGCCGGTCAGGGTGTAGCGCCCGTCCGGCCCGGTCACCACGCCGCGCGTGGTGCCGTCAAGGGACACCGACACCGCGGGCACGGGCGCGTTGGACTGCGCGTCCGTGACGACACCTGTAATGCGGCCGGTGTCCTGCGCGGTCAGGCGTGCCGGCATCACGGCACAGGCCAGCAGGACAAGGAGTGCAGCGGTCCATTTCATCGCGGACTCTCCGGAAGGAAGCGACCCTCGGGGTCGGGGTGGGGGAGCATGCGGGCGGGCGTGGCGCGCCGTCCGGCGAACGAGGTGCGGAGCGTTCGCCCCATTTGCACCCATACGGAACAAATTCATCGGGTCGGGCGGATGGCCCCCTGCCCTGACCGGCCCGGCCGCCGCGCGGCACGCATCCGCCGCCTGCGGACCGGGTTGGCCCGCGTCGCAGCGGCCCGGCGGGAGGGCCGCGTGTGCCGCCGGCCGTGCCCGCCATCCCTCCGGAGCCGCGCTGAGGAGGGCGGTTCCGGAGGATTTCCGGGCGGAAACACCATATTGTTCCCGCTCGGAACTATCTACCGTGCAAAGCTAGTGCGTATCCGATCCCACCGCAACGTTTTCGGCTGCGTTTTCGTGACGGATCAGTCGCCGTCCAGGTTGGCCGGGGTCAGCCGCGGCACCATCAGGTGCATGATCAGCAGGGCCGTCACGTACGCCAGCCCGCACATCACGAAGATGATGGAGTAGTTGTTTCCCGTGGCGTCCAGAATGCGGCCGGTCAGCCGCTGAAAGAGGAAGCCGCCCATCGCCCCGGCGAATCCGCCGATCCCCACCACGGACGCGACGGCGCGGCGCGGAAACATGTCGCTCGCCGTCGTGAACAGGTTGGCGCTCCACCACTGGTGCGCCGCCGCCGCCACGCTCACGATCCCCACCGCCACCCACAGCGTCTCGGCCCGCGGGGCGAACATCGTGGGGACGATGAGCAGGGCCGCGACCAGCAGCGCCGCCTTGCGCCCCGCGTTCACCGTCCAGCCGCGCTTGATGAGGTTGCTGCTCAGCCATCCGCCGCCCACCGAACCGACGTCCGCGACCACGTAGATGACCACCAGCGGAAGCGCGATCTTGCCCAGCTGCACCCCGAAGCGCGCGTCCAGAAACTTGGGCAGCCAGTACAGATAGAACCACCAGATGGGGTCGGTGAGGAACTTGGCCAGAAAGAAGGCCCAGGTCTGCCGGTGGCGCAGCAGGCTCAGCCAGGGCACCGCCGTGGTCGCTTCCGCGGGATCGCTGCGGATGTACGCCAGCTCCTGGCTGGATACGCGCGGGTGCTGCTCCGGCGAGCGGTACACGATCAGCCACGCGGCCAGCCACAGAAAGCCCAGCGCGCCGGTGACGATGAACGCCTCCCGCCATCCCCAGACCAGGGTGATCCACGGCACCATGATGGGCGCCACGATGGCGCCCACGTTGCTGCCCGCGTTGAAGATTCCCGTGGCCAGCGCGCGCTCCTTCTTGGGGAACCACTCCGCCGTGGCCTTGATGGCGCCGGGAAAGTTGCCGGACTCGCCCAGCCCCAGCGCCCCGCGGGCCCAGCTGAACCCCGCGGTGCTGCCGGCCAGTGCGTGGCTCATGGCCGCCAGGCTCCACGCCACGATGCTGAACGCGTATCCCTTGCGCACGCCGATGCGGTCCATCAGCCGGCCCATGACCAGAAAGCCCACCCCGTAGGCAAAGCTGAACGTGGAAACGATGTCGCCGTACGCCGCCTCGCTCCACCCCAGTTCCTTGGTGAGCGTGGGCGCCAGAATGCCCAGCACCTGCCGGTCGATGTAGTTGATGGTGGTGGCAAAGAAGAGCAGCGCGCAGATCGTCCACCGGTAGCCGGCGCCGGGTGTGGCCGCCCACGCCGCGGTGGCGGCCTCCGCGGAGGCGGCGGCCGCGCGCTCCCCGGCCACGCGTTGATCGGTTGCGGACATGCGGCTTACCCGTTGCGGTTGATGATGGCGTCGACCTCGTCCACGGTGACGCGGTTGAAGTCGCCGGGAATCGTGAGCTTGAGCGCGCTGGCGGCGGTGGCGAACTCCAGCGCCTGGGCGGCGGGGCGGCCGTCCAGCGTGGCGTAGATGAGCGCGGCGGCAAAGCTGTCTCCGCCGCCGACCCGGTCGACGACCTGCACCTGGTAGTGGCGGCTGGCGTGCAGTTCCCCCGTGGCGGCGGTGTAGAGCGCGGTGCTCCACCCGTGCTCCGACGCGCTCACCACTTCGCGCCGCGTGAGCGCGACGGCCTTGCATCCCAGCTCCGCGGAGACGGCTTCCGCCGCGGCGCGCAGCACGCCGTCGCTCTCGTTGCCGGGCTCGCCGGCGCGTACGCCCAGCATGGCGGCCACCGCGCCCGGGTTGCCGACCATCACGTCGCACCCGCGCACCAGCTCG
It encodes the following:
- a CDS encoding MFS transporter, encoding MSATDQRVAGERAAAASAEAATAAWAATPGAGYRWTICALLFFATTINYIDRQVLGILAPTLTKELGWSEAAYGDIVSTFSFAYGVGFLVMGRLMDRIGVRKGYAFSIVAWSLAAMSHALAGSTAGFSWARGALGLGESGNFPGAIKATAEWFPKKERALATGIFNAGSNVGAIVAPIMVPWITLVWGWREAFIVTGALGFLWLAAWLIVYRSPEQHPRVSSQELAYIRSDPAEATTAVPWLSLLRHRQTWAFFLAKFLTDPIWWFYLYWLPKFLDARFGVQLGKIALPLVVIYVVADVGSVGGGWLSSNLIKRGWTVNAGRKAALLVAALLIVPTMFAPRAETLWVAVGIVSVAAAAHQWWSANLFTTASDMFPRRAVASVVGIGGFAGAMGGFLFQRLTGRILDATGNNYSIIFVMCGLAYVTALLIMHLMVPRLTPANLDGD